The genomic region CAGTCCGGCAAGCCAAATCACCCAGTCTGACTTCCGGCTGTTTGTTACCGGGATGGCTGCTGTTTGGGCCTCTCTGCTCTTGGCAGGTCCGTAATGTGGAAGCTGTCCACTCCCGGAACGAGGGCAAGGCTGCTTCCATTCTCCCAGTTTACGTGGATCTGCCCTGCATCGTCTACCATATCCACCTTACCTTTTAAGCCGGGTGGCATGTGGCTCTCCCCCTCCATGCTGTTAAGCGTGACCTCGGTTCCCGGCGGATATCTTCTCCGCATGGCTTCTATTCTTTCTTGTGTCATATTTCTGTATATTTGTACCACATCCTTTCTTCATCTTCCCCTTCCACGGTATGGGCGGTATCTGGATTTCATGATCTTTAACAGGACGCTGTCGATCCCATCGGAATAGCGTCCGTTTTTCAGGTATGTGTCCCGGAGCTGGTTTAAGGCTTCCACGGATTTGCTGTGTTCGGCTTCTGTCAGGTAGAGCTTTCCCTCTTCCTGCTCTGCCAGCTTCAGAACCAGATCCCGTGTGGTATCCACCGGAAGCCCCTGTTCTTTTTCCTGCCGGAACACTTCCCGGAGTGCATGGATCAGCATGTGGTTCATGATCCGGTCCATCTTTACATATCGCATTCTTGTCATAGGCGAGCCTCCTTTTTTCCTCTTTTTTCTCAACCACAACATACCACACTTCCTCCCGGAAAGCTACTGCAAAAGAGCCGGAAAAGCCCCTTTTTATCAGCGTTCCGGGGACTTTTTACTCTTGGCAGGTTTCTCCGTTTTTTCCTCCGGGATGGCAAATTCATCGGTCATAAATTCCTGCTCGCTTTTGCCAAGGTTGCGGTCTACCTGCTTGCCAATGGAATAGGCTGCACTCTTTACATCCTGGATAAAGGAGCGGAGTTCTTTCGGATCTTTCTGTCCGAATGCCTGCATCTGGCATACCTTGTCAAAGGAAAAACCGGAGACATCCACGCCGTATTTCTGTGCTGTCACATACGCCGCACAATAGGCCTGTGCCGATACCCCTGCCCGGCTGTAGCTTCCATCGTGATGGTCAAGGGATGCACAGGCCAGCTCCCGGCTGATGGAATGGAACGTTGCATTTTCGCTCATGCCATTTCGGACATAGATCGTCCGCTTGTTCGGGATATACTGTGCCTGTACCTTATCCGGCAGGTGGTCTGCAATCTGAATCCGTACCTCGCTGTCGGTCAGCAGTGCTTCCATCAGCTGGTCCATCGGCTTTGGCTCTGCCTCTTCCGGCTGCTTGGTACGGATCTGGCTGATGTCATAGGCTTTCTGGATGGAGTACCCCTGCTGGATGACACCGTCCTTTTCATATTCCTGTCCGACAATGAAGTTGTATCCCTTGCTTCCGGTCTTGACTACCTTACCTTCTTCCTTCCATTTTTCAAAGGTCTTGACCTGCCGGATCTCCGGATTCTGTGCATAAAGCAGGAACAGGTTGTCTGTCCTCTGCGGCTTGCACTGTCCCATAAAATCAAGGAATCCTTTTAAGGAGTCCCCATTCTGGAAGACCTCCTGTGCCTTTCCATCGATCATACCCCAGATTTCTTCCCTCTCCTGCTTTTTCTGTGCGGCATATTCTTCTTTCGATAACCGCTGGGTGGACTGCTCCTGCGTGTCCTGCCCTAAAAATTTTGTCAGGTCCATCTTCTACCTCGCTTTCACCTTTCGTTTATTTCTCGCTTTCTTCTGCGTTTTCTTTGGTCCACGGTTCTTTTCCCGGCTCTTCTTCTGGGATTCCTCTGCTTTCTCCCGTTTGATGTTCTCCAGCTCCCGGCGGACACTGGGACGCTCCTGTTCCCTTGGCTTTGCTCCATCAGTCCCGTTTTCCTGCCCGGTAGAAATATTTCTGCTGTGCAAGGAAGAGCCGGACAGATTCTCTTCCCCCTCTTCCTGCACCGGGATAAAATTTTCCAGTTCAGAAAACTCCTTTTCGGGGTGGTTCTGATTCTTTTCCCCTTCCGAAAAATCCATATCACCGACCTGGAATGCTTCGTCCAGATCGCTGATCTCGAACTGCACCTCGCCCTCCGGCATCTGTACGGTTTCCTGTACTGCTTCGGTTTCCGGTGCTTCCATTCCGGCAGTTACCTCATGGACAGCTTCCCCGACTTCGCTTCTTACAAAATCAAGGTTCATCTTATCCATGACACGGTTGACTTTGGCTGCGTCATCCGCAAAGACCATGACCTCGCTCATCTCCGGGTTCTTTTTATCCCGGATGATCACATAGAGCAGTCCCCGTTTCCTGCCCTCACTGCAGAATTCTCTCAGGCGGTCGGACGGCACGGTAAAGAACTTCAATGGCTTGTTCTCCTTTAACATCCGCACCATCCGGGTTCTGCCCCTCGTTTTCTTCTGGTCTTTTAATACGGCGGCAACAAATACCGCCAGATGCTTTGCCAGCGTACCCGAAAGCCTGAGCCCGTGGTCCACGCCGTCCAGCGAATACCGGACGATCTGGTCCGCCGCATCGCCTCCATAATTCATATCATTCACCTGCTTTCTGTTCTCGGTTGTCTGTTTTTCTCCGTCTGCTCTTCCTGTTCTGCCTGCCTCTGGATCTGCTCTGCCAGACGCATCTTTTCTTCCATCTCTCTGGACTGCTGTTCGATCCGGATACAAAGGCGGATATCCTTCCGAAGCGGCTTTAGTTCTTCGGTGATCTGACCGATCCTGGCACTGTCCGGTTCGCTCCGGTAGAGCCGCTTCCGTTCTTTGGTGAGTGCCTGCACCTGTTCTTCCAATGGAATTCGGTAGACAAGCAGCTCTTCACGGGTGGTGATCTGATGCTTCTGGAGAAATTCCATCTGCTCGATCCTGGCATCCAGTTTCCGGATATCTGCCCGGAGCACCGGGGAGATCCTTTTGGGTTTCTGCTTCAGAACACCCATCTGGTACAGATAGGAATAGTACAGGGCCTGTATCCCTTTTAACTTCTTTTTCGGGGGTCGGGAAGCTCCTTCTTTTCCAGCAGGTGTCCTGCTCTTTGGCTGCAAGATCCACTGTCGGATGCCCTCTTCCGAATAATTCTTCCCAAGGCTCCGCAGACGGATATACCGTTCCATTCCCGGTGCTTTTAATGCAATGTACTTCCGGTTCAGCTTCCACTGGTATCCCCTCTGCTTCATCTGATCCAGGAACTGTTTCCATGTGAAGCTCTCTGCCACTGCATCCCGGATATCCAGACGGATCGAGGTTCTCCAGGTCGGCTTTCCGTCCTGTTCTGCCATCCACTGGGCGTAGGATTTCCCCTTGCCGTTTTTCGGCTCGATGACGGATAAGCCGTATTTCAGGCATAAGGCATCCGAAGCTTTCCGCACATCTTCGTAGTAACTCCTGCTGTTGCTGTGATATTTTTTCCCATCTTCCATGCTCACGGAATTAAACACAATGTGGTTATGGTAATGCTCCGTGTTCAGATGGGTAGTGATCACTGCTTCGTATTTTCCCTGCAGGAGCCTTTTTGCCAGCTCCATGCCGATCCGGTGGGCCAGCTCTGGGGTGACTTCCCCTTTGGCAAAGCTCTGCACCAGATGGAAGCCCTGCACCCCGTCCATCTTGTGGTATCGTTTCTTTGTAGCTACCATATCTTGATAGGCAGTCTCACAGACACAGCCGATGGCATCCTCAAAAATGGAACGCTCCGTCTTGTCCCGGTTCATGGCGTAATCAATGGCTTCTTCCAGAGAGCCGGCACTTTGCCCTTTTTTTGTGGTCTTATCCTTGTTTCGGATGTACGTGATGGAATTGTCCAGACGGCTGACCGGGATGATACTGGTGTATGCCATCGGCTACCATTCCTCTTTGACCAGCCTCCATGTTTCTTTTGTCATGCGGAGCATTTCCCGGATGCTCTCTTCCCCGGCCATCCCACAGCCGTTAGCTACATGGGCAAGCTGGTTGGCATTGTTGCACAGACCGGATATTTTCCGCAAAAGCTCCGTATGATGCTCACAGGGTCTTGCCCGGACTTCGCCGCCCATGACAAGGGAACGGATATATTCCTCACGGGACAGGCCGCTTTTCTCTACCTGCTCTTCCAGAAAACGCAGCTCCTTCGCATTGAGGCGGACTGGTATCACATGGTTTCTTTTTCTCATCTCTTCACCTGCTTTCCAACGGGTTATTGGTTGTTGCTCCATTACATTTCACGATTTTTCCAGATCAGGAAACCTGCCAGGACGCCGATGGCTACCGCTGCAGCAATGATTTTTTTCTTCATATGGGCCTCACCCCCTTTCCGATACCTGGCACAGCACCATCGGGGCGAACATGATCCCTCTCTTTTCCATCTCTTTTGCAAATTCCAGAAGGTTCCATTTCTTCCCATCGATCATGGCAGAATCGGCATCCAGATAATGGCAGGTGGATACATTCCGCTCTCCATTTGGGGCATTCTGCACAAGGCTTTCTCCGTCTGCCAGACGGAATAGTTCCTCTCCCTGGCTGTTTACAAAACAGATGCACACGCCGTGGTCGATGATCTCCTTCCGTTTCATCCGGCACCGCTCCAGTGCCTCATCCTCACGCTTCCCAGCTATGAAAAGACACATTGCAAAAATTCCCATTACTCCTCCGGTCATTGTGCCAAGTATAAATCCCAACATTTTTTCGTTCTCCTTTCGTCTGTTTACGGCTCGGTATGGGGGATTGGGGTTCTCCCCAAAGTGCGTTTGGATATCCAAACGCTATGCTTGCAAAACCAGTCGCATCCGGTTTCGTCCCCTCTGAACCAGTTGTTTTTCTGAATCATTCATTTTCCTTGATTTTGCTCAACCCATCCAGTGTGGTACAGATGATATGGAGTCTGTCAGCCATGCTGATCTCCGTGTTCATCGTCCCGGTGGTCTCTTTTCCGCAGACAACCACCATCCTGCACCGCCTTAATATCTGGTGGGACATTCTCCGCATGGCCTGCATATCCTCTGCATCCCCGTCATCAAGGAATGGGGAAAAGCTGTACTGCGGGCAGATCGGCACATATCCCAGTTCGTAGATCTTCCGGCAGTACCGCTGTACTTTGGTCTTTCCTTCTTCTGCAGAACAGCAGACATAAGCAAGTGCCTGTTCCAATACGACCATCTCCTTTCCTGGCCGGACAGGTTTCCTCTGCCCGGCGTTTTTCCAAAAAGAAACACCCACAAAGCATTCCGCTCTGTGGATGTCTTGTGGACATCTGGATTCTTTTCTTCTCTTTTTCAGATGTCTGCCAGACATCCGGCTACTGTGGTTCTTTGTTTTCCGCTTCTTCCCCAGCTTCCAGTGCAATGCGGACACGGTCGCTTCCCAGCTTATAATACGCATCGGTCACTTCAATGCCGACTGCCTGAAACCCCGACTCTGCCGCCGCAAGGATGGTAGTACCAGCTCCGGCAAACGGGTCTAAGATCAGGCCGCCCGGCTCACAGATCTGGATGACATCCTTCATCAGCTGGAGCGGCTTTTCTGTCACATGGATGCGGTTCTGGGGATTCCCATAACGGAACACACCCGGAAGGCAGGACACCGGGCGGTTGATCGGCATCGGTCCGTTGCTTCCCCATACAATATATTCTGCCTGCTGGCGGAATCTGCCTTTCTGCGGACGAGAGTTCCCCTTGTCCCAGACGGCAGTCCCTCTCCAGATCCACCCTGCCCACTGGAGGGCATCGGTGATGGACGGGTACTGTCTCCAGTCAATAAAGAGGCAGATCGGAGCCCCTCTCTTGCAGGCTTTCCGCACATCGTACAGCCATTCTGCCATCCAGTGGGTCCAGGAACGCTGGTCTTTATTATCCCCATCAAAATCCGGCAGGGCATTTTCTGCTTTCATGCTGCTGTACTTCTGGTTGGTAGTTCGGTTGCGTTCGTTCTGCTTGGTTCCCCCGGACGCATAGGGCGGATCGGTTATAACTGCATCAAAGATCCCCGGCTGGAATCCTTTGACCAGTTTTAAGGTATCTCCATGCAGGATACGCCAGTTCTCCCCTCCGGCAGACTCATCCGGCACACAGTCCGGTTTTAAAAGATCTTCAAGTTTCAGGGTATTTCCCATAGGCATCATCCTTTCGGTCGCTTATTTTCCAGATTTCTCTGGAAGTGCTTTTCTTTATGGAACTGCTCATCGGCAGGTATCCTCTTTTTTCAGTGTTTCTTTTCTTGGCGTTCTGGGCTGTTCACGGTGGTCCGACAGCTCGGTTTCCACGTATTCGCTGATGATTCCCAGCGCTTCATAGTAATTGCTGCTCTTGTGGACACGATCCGCCATTTCGTTGGCCTGTTCGGACATCCCGGCACGTCTAAGCAGTCTTGCGGCATCCCCAAGGATTGAGAAAATATTTCCGTCATGCCCTAAGAGCTTAAGTTCTGGACGGGACGGCTTTTGTTCCGGCTGCTTTTCCTGCACACCGTTTTCCGGTGCTTTCACCTGTATCTGGAAATCCGAACCGGCACCAACATAGAAATGTAAGTATAATTCACCACCGTCTACCTTGATCTCCCGCTGTTCCAGACTTTCTCCCCAGCCATCGCTGTACTGCCCTCTCAGATACTGCCCCACCACACGGTATTCCTCTGGTGTCAGATTCTCCCGGAGTGTCAGGTTTGCACAGCCATATAAAACGCCCTCCTGTTCCTTTACCGCCATTGTAATGCGTTCCACTTTTTCCTTAATGTCCTTGTTTTGGTCAAAATAATCGATCAGGTTGCATGGCTGGTTGTCAGGCATACCGAGCCGATTGATCTCGTCAACCTTTTCTGCGATGGATGTCTGATACTGCACCAGGTCAGGTCCTTCCAATGGCTCCGCATCATCCAGATTCACAATATCTGAATAGTCCGGAATAAACTCTGCCATCAGAGGTGACAGCATTTCCACTTCTATTTTATCTTTCAAAGCATCACCTCGCTTCCCTATTCTGCCGTTTCTCCGGTGTACGGGCAGCCATTTTTGCCATGTCTGCCCAGTCTGCCCCTTCGATTTCCGGCAGGTTCTCGATGATCCGATAGCTTCCCTCGTAGGCTTTTCGGATATGTTCACACGCCCACCGTCCGGCAAAGTCATTGTCGGTACACACTTCGATCTCGGTGATCTCCGGGTGCTGGGACAGAAAATGTTCCAATGCCTGCGGCTTTTTCATGCTCCGCTGGCTCTGCCCTTCTTTTGGTGCGCTGATCCCGCCAAGCTCCAGACGGTACTTATCCCGGCTTCCCTGTCTCTGTTCCAATGTCATGTGGGCAAGCACATCCACACAGGCTTCATAAACAGCAACCCGTCTGCATCCCGATTTCGCCGGAACACAAAAAGCGTATGCCTTTTCACTTCCGGCCTGTTCCATCTTAAAAGACTTTCCGCTGGCATCGTAAATCCCACGCAGGAAAGCATATCTTGCCACCTGGTTTTCATCCCGTCCTATGAACACGGCATTGTGGTAGGGCAGACTCTCATATAAGATTTCCAAATGAACACACCGCTGTAAGACCTCGCCACTGATGCCCCGCTCTTTCAGATAGCGGAACACCCTGCGGCAGTCTGGGCTGGCCGTAGGCAGGACAAATGGCTTCTTTGGCTTTGCTTCCACTGGAGGAGGGATATAGGTGGGATACTCATCTTTCAGCATTTGCACTGCCTCCAGAAAAGAACACCCGTCTACATGAATCAGGAAATTTAAAGCACTGGTGCCCCCGATATCTCTGGATTTCCAGTGCCACTGGCTGGTCTGCTCGTTAATCTTAAAGCTGTCGTGGTCTGTCAGCTCCCATTCATTTCTGGCTGAAGATTTTTTCAGACGGTTTGGCTGATATTTCTTCAGGTATTCAATGGCGGTGATCTCCCTTGCACGTTTGATTTCTTCTTCCGGAATCCACGGCATTACATCACGGTATCCCGGAGCTGCTCTGCCTTATCCGTTTTCTCCCACGGGAATTCCTTTCTTCCAAAATGCCCGAACACCGCACTCTGTCGGTAGATTGGCCGCTTCAGGTGCAGGGTGTCACAGATCTGGCTTGGGGTAAGCCCGAACACCAGAGGGATCGCTGCGGCGAGGCAGTCATCCGCACAGATCTTTCCCGTTCCAAAGGTATCCACCTGCACCATGACTGGCTGGGCAACCCCAATGGCATAGGCAAGGGACACCTGGCATCGGCTGGCAAGTCCGGCAGCTACCATGTTTTTGGCGATGTAACGGGCCATGTATGCCCCGGAACGGTCAACTTTGGAACAATCCTTCCCGGAGAATGCACCGCCGCCATGCGGTACCAGGCTGCCGTAGGTATCCACCATTAGTTTCCTTCCGGTCAGTCCGGTGTCTGCATCCAGACCTCCGCACACAAATCTACCCGATGGGTTAATCAGGATCTTGGTATCCTCATCCGGTGGCAGCATACGGAGTGCCGGGCGTAACACTTTCTCCCGGATCTCATGCTCCAGCTTCCGAAGGGATTTTTCCTTTTCATGCTGGCAGGACACAATGACGGTATCCAGCCGGGCAGGTCTGTCATCTTCATACTCCACGGTCACCTGCGCCTTTCCATCTGGCAAGATTCCCGTGATATATCCGCTTCTACGGCTTGCAGACAGTTCCCTTACAATGCGGTTCGCCAGAACCACTGGCATCGGCATAAGCTGCGGTGTCTCATCGCAGGCGTAACCAATCATGATGCCCTGATCCCCGGCACCGCTGGCAAGTCCGCTCTGAACAGAAACAGTCCCTGCCCTTCGTTCTCTGGATCTCTCCACTGCCCCGGCGATATCCGGACTCTGTTTGTGGATGAGGGCATCCATGTGGATTTCCTCTGCTTCATAGCCTGCACTCTCCAGCACCTTTTTGATGATTTCAAACACCTGTGGCTCAAATCGGCTGGTGATTTCTCCTGCCACAATGATGTTCCTTTTGGTCGCCAGCACCTCGCAGGCCACTCTGGAATTTTCGTCCTCTTTCAGACACGCGTCCAGAATGCTGTCTGCGATCAGGTCGCAGAGCTTATCCGGATGTCCTTCTGTTACGGATTCTGCTGTATAAAATCGTTTCATAATCGTTACCATCCTTTCCAAGTAAATAATAACGGCAGGAAACGCTCCTTTCTGGAACAC from Dorea longicatena harbors:
- a CDS encoding DUF3991 domain-containing protein; this translates as MPWIPEEEIKRAREITAIEYLKKYQPNRLKKSSARNEWELTDHDSFKINEQTSQWHWKSRDIGGTSALNFLIHVDGCSFLEAVQMLKDEYPTYIPPPVEAKPKKPFVLPTASPDCRRVFRYLKERGISGEVLQRCVHLEILYESLPYHNAVFIGRDENQVARYAFLRGIYDASGKSFKMEQAGSEKAYAFCVPAKSGCRRVAVYEACVDVLAHMTLEQRQGSRDKYRLELGGISAPKEGQSQRSMKKPQALEHFLSQHPEITEIEVCTDNDFAGRWACEHIRKAYEGSYRIIENLPEIEGADWADMAKMAARTPEKRQNREAR
- a CDS encoding DUF3789 domain-containing protein, whose amino-acid sequence is MLGFILGTMTGGVMGIFAMCLFIAGKREDEALERCRMKRKEIIDHGVCICFVNSQGEELFRLADGESLVQNAPNGERNVSTCHYLDADSAMIDGKKWNLLEFAKEMEKRGIMFAPMVLCQVSERG
- a CDS encoding DNA-methyltransferase — protein: MGNTLKLEDLLKPDCVPDESAGGENWRILHGDTLKLVKGFQPGIFDAVITDPPYASGGTKQNERNRTTNQKYSSMKAENALPDFDGDNKDQRSWTHWMAEWLYDVRKACKRGAPICLFIDWRQYPSITDALQWAGWIWRGTAVWDKGNSRPQKGRFRQQAEYIVWGSNGPMPINRPVSCLPGVFRYGNPQNRIHVTEKPLQLMKDVIQICEPGGLILDPFAGAGTTILAAAESGFQAVGIEVTDAYYKLGSDRVRIALEAGEEAENKEPQ
- a CDS encoding PcfB family protein; this encodes MNYGGDAADQIVRYSLDGVDHGLRLSGTLAKHLAVFVAAVLKDQKKTRGRTRMVRMLKENKPLKFFTVPSDRLREFCSEGRKRGLLYVIIRDKKNPEMSEVMVFADDAAKVNRVMDKMNLDFVRSEVGEAVHEVTAGMEAPETEAVQETVQMPEGEVQFEISDLDEAFQVGDMDFSEGEKNQNHPEKEFSELENFIPVQEEGEENLSGSSLHSRNISTGQENGTDGAKPREQERPSVRRELENIKREKAEESQKKSREKNRGPKKTQKKARNKRKVKAR
- a CDS encoding relaxase/mobilization nuclease domain-containing protein — its product is MAYTSIIPVSRLDNSITYIRNKDKTTKKGQSAGSLEEAIDYAMNRDKTERSIFEDAIGCVCETAYQDMVATKKRYHKMDGVQGFHLVQSFAKGEVTPELAHRIGMELAKRLLQGKYEAVITTHLNTEHYHNHIVFNSVSMEDGKKYHSNSRSYYEDVRKASDALCLKYGLSVIEPKNGKGKSYAQWMAEQDGKPTWRTSIRLDIRDAVAESFTWKQFLDQMKQRGYQWKLNRKYIALKAPGMERYIRLRSLGKNYSEEGIRQWILQPKSRTPAGKEGASRPPKKKLKGIQALYYSYLYQMGVLKQKPKRISPVLRADIRKLDARIEQMEFLQKHQITTREELLVYRIPLEEQVQALTKERKRLYRSEPDSARIGQITEELKPLRKDIRLCIRIEQQSREMEEKMRLAEQIQRQAEQEEQTEKNRQPRTESR
- a CDS encoding plasmid mobilization protein; this encodes MRKRNHVIPVRLNAKELRFLEEQVEKSGLSREEYIRSLVMGGEVRARPCEHHTELLRKISGLCNNANQLAHVANGCGMAGEESIREMLRMTKETWRLVKEEW
- a CDS encoding ArdC-like ssDNA-binding domain-containing protein, whose amino-acid sequence is MDLTKFLGQDTQEQSTQRLSKEEYAAQKKQEREEIWGMIDGKAQEVFQNGDSLKGFLDFMGQCKPQRTDNLFLLYAQNPEIRQVKTFEKWKEEGKVVKTGSKGYNFIVGQEYEKDGVIQQGYSIQKAYDISQIRTKQPEEAEPKPMDQLMEALLTDSEVRIQIADHLPDKVQAQYIPNKRTIYVRNGMSENATFHSISRELACASLDHHDGSYSRAGVSAQAYCAAYVTAQKYGVDVSGFSFDKVCQMQAFGQKDPKELRSFIQDVKSAAYSIGKQVDRNLGKSEQEFMTDEFAIPEEKTEKPAKSKKSPER
- the metK gene encoding methionine adenosyltransferase, whose amino-acid sequence is MKRFYTAESVTEGHPDKLCDLIADSILDACLKEDENSRVACEVLATKRNIIVAGEITSRFEPQVFEIIKKVLESAGYEAEEIHMDALIHKQSPDIAGAVERSRERRAGTVSVQSGLASGAGDQGIMIGYACDETPQLMPMPVVLANRIVRELSASRRSGYITGILPDGKAQVTVEYEDDRPARLDTVIVSCQHEKEKSLRKLEHEIREKVLRPALRMLPPDEDTKILINPSGRFVCGGLDADTGLTGRKLMVDTYGSLVPHGGGAFSGKDCSKVDRSGAYMARYIAKNMVAAGLASRCQVSLAYAIGVAQPVMVQVDTFGTGKICADDCLAAAIPLVFGLTPSQICDTLHLKRPIYRQSAVFGHFGRKEFPWEKTDKAEQLRDTVM